One region of Oreochromis aureus strain Israel breed Guangdong linkage group 19, ZZ_aureus, whole genome shotgun sequence genomic DNA includes:
- the numb gene encoding protein numb homolog isoform X7 codes for MNKLRQSFRRKKDVYVPESSRPHQWQTDEEAVRTGKCSFAVKYLGHVEVDESRGMHICEDAVKRLKTAGKKPVRAVLWVSADGLRVVDDKTKDLILDQTIEKVSFCAPDRNFERAFSYICRDGTTRRWICHCFMAIKDSGERLSHAVGCAFAACLERKQKREKECGVTATFDTNRTTFTREGSFRVTTATEAAEREEVMRQLQDAKKETEVKVAGNSAASVTNSSVHQTGGSPSPSSSPPLSVPMLGPQAIPRRHAPVEILHRQSSFRGFPALSQKTSPFKRQQSLRMNDLPSTMQRKSDFPMKNTVPELEGEGDSISSLCTQIATAFSGPPEDPFSSAPMPKPASSPQSPVAPGGDWSAPTPVIVVPPTSSPAISSHKRTPSEADRWLEEVSKSVRAPQPNPILATASPPPQPFVAPVPMPVASVPSGPPVAFLPSIPPPVPMLPPRQPAFHAQAPASHPMANGLPFPQPSVPVFGITPSQMVANVFGSATQPQPFPGPVSTTPQHDAQPVSNISPFIKPPQSTAAIPAPQHPSSDSVTFNGADSWAATSRIAPSSPSTQPPPQQEDAFEAQWAALEGRSRQRTTPSPTNPFSTELQKTFEIQL; via the exons TACCTGGGACATGTGGAGGTGGATGAATCCAGAGGCATGCACATCTGTGAAGATGCAGTAAAACGGTTGAAGACG GCTGGGAAGAAGCCTGTGCGAGCTGTGTTGTGGGTGTCGGCAGATGGTCTTCGTGTTGTAGACGACAAAACAAAG GACCTGATTCTGGACCAGACAATAGAGAAGGTGTCATTCTGCGCTCCAGACAGGAATTTTGAGCGGGCATTCTCTTACATATGCAGGGATGGCACCACACGACGCTGGATCTGCCATTGTTTTATGGCCATTAAAGACTCA GGAGAGCGTCTCAGTCACGCTGTGGGTTGTGCGTTCGCTGCTTGCCTGGAACGAAAACAGAAACGGGAAAAGGAGTGTGGGGTCACGGCAACCTTTGACACTAACAGAACCACTTTCACCCGCGAGGGCTCCTTTCGTGTTACTACAGCAACAGAGGCAGCAGAGCGGGAAGAAGTCATGAGGCAGCTACAAGATGCTAAAAAAG agacagaagtgAAGGTTGCTGGGAACTCGGCAGCGAGTGTGACAAACTCGTCAGTCCACCAGACGGGCGGTTCACCGTCCCCCTCATCGTCACCGCCTCTTTCAGTGCCCATGCTGGGACCTCAGGCGATACCTCGCAGACACGCACCGGTTGAGATTCTCCACAGGCAGAGCTCCTTCAGAGGCTTCCCGGCACTCAGTCAGAAGACATCTCCCTTCAAACGACAGCAGTCACTGCGCATGAATGACCTGCCCTCCACTATGCAGCGCAAGTCTGACTTCCCCATGAAAAACACAG TCCCTGAGCTAGAAGGAGAAGGTGACAGCATCAGTTCACTGTGTACTCAAATTGCCACGGCCTTCAGTGGACCGCCAGAGGATCCCTTCTCTTCAGCGCCGATGCCTAAACCGGCTTCATCCCCACAGTCTCCTGTAGCACCGG GAGGTGACTGGTCAGCTCCTACTCCAGTGATCGTAGTGCCCCCCACGTCTTCTCCAGCTATTTCCTCCCACAAACGCACACCTTCAGAAGCAGACCGGTGGTTAGAAGAAGTCTCCAAATCTGTCCGAGCCCCGCAGCCCAATCCAATCCTGGCAACTGCCTCGCCTCCTCCCCAGCCGTTCGTTGCCCCAGTGCCGATGCCCGTGGCTTCTGTACCTTCTGGTCCCCCAGTGGCTTTTTTGCCCTCTATACCCCCTCCTGTGCCCATGTTGCCCCCTCGCCAGCCTGCCTTCCACGCTCAGGCTCCAGCCTCCCACCCGATGGCTAATGGGTTGCCGTTTCCTCAGCCCAGCGTTCCTGTGTTTGGCATCACTCCTTCACAGATGGTGGCTAATGTGTTTGGCTCAGCCACACAACCCCAGCCGTTCCCCGGCCCGGTCTCCACGACGCCCCAGCATGACGCTCAGCCTGTCAGTAACATCAGTCCATTCATCAAGCCTCCGCAGTCCACCGCGGCAATCCCCGCTCCCCAGCACCCATCCAGTGACAGTGTGACCTTTAACGGGGCGGACAGCTGGGCTGCTACATCTCGAATCGCTCCATCCTCCCCATCCACACAGCCTCCCCCGCAGCAGGAAGATGCCTTTGAGGCCCAGTGGGCAGCCCTGGAGGGCCGCTCACGCCAACGCACCACACCCTCCCCCACAAATCCCTTCTCTACTGAGCTACAAAAAACCTTTGAGATCCAGCTCTGA
- the numb gene encoding protein numb homolog isoform X6, with protein MNKLRQSFRRKKDVYVPESSRPHQWQTDEEAVRTGKCSFAVKYLGHVEVDESRGMHICEDAVKRLKTAGKKPVRAVLWVSADGLRVVDDKTKDLILDQTIEKVSFCAPDRNFERAFSYICRDGTTRRWICHCFMAIKDSGERLSHAVGCAFAACLERKQKREKECGVTATFDTNRTTFTREGSFRVTTATEAAEREEVMRQLQDAKKAETEVKVAGNSAASVTNSSVHQTGGSPSPSSSPPLSVPMLGPQAIPRRHAPVEILHRQSSFRGFPALSQKTSPFKRQQSLRMNDLPSTMQRKSDFPMKNTVPELEGEGDSISSLCTQIATAFSGPPEDPFSSAPMPKPASSPQSPVAPGGDWSAPTPVIVVPPTSSPAISSHKRTPSEADRWLEEVSKSVRAPQPNPILATASPPPQPFVAPVPMPVASVPSGPPVAFLPSIPPPVPMLPPRQPAFHAQAPASHPMANGLPFPQPSVPVFGITPSQMVANVFGSATQPQPFPGPVSTTPQHDAQPVSNISPFIKPPQSTAAIPAPQHPSSDSVTFNGADSWAATSRIAPSSPSTQPPPQQEDAFEAQWAALEGRSRQRTTPSPTNPFSTELQKTFEIQL; from the exons TACCTGGGACATGTGGAGGTGGATGAATCCAGAGGCATGCACATCTGTGAAGATGCAGTAAAACGGTTGAAGACG GCTGGGAAGAAGCCTGTGCGAGCTGTGTTGTGGGTGTCGGCAGATGGTCTTCGTGTTGTAGACGACAAAACAAAG GACCTGATTCTGGACCAGACAATAGAGAAGGTGTCATTCTGCGCTCCAGACAGGAATTTTGAGCGGGCATTCTCTTACATATGCAGGGATGGCACCACACGACGCTGGATCTGCCATTGTTTTATGGCCATTAAAGACTCA GGAGAGCGTCTCAGTCACGCTGTGGGTTGTGCGTTCGCTGCTTGCCTGGAACGAAAACAGAAACGGGAAAAGGAGTGTGGGGTCACGGCAACCTTTGACACTAACAGAACCACTTTCACCCGCGAGGGCTCCTTTCGTGTTACTACAGCAACAGAGGCAGCAGAGCGGGAAGAAGTCATGAGGCAGCTACAAGATGCTAAAAAAG cagagacagaagtgAAGGTTGCTGGGAACTCGGCAGCGAGTGTGACAAACTCGTCAGTCCACCAGACGGGCGGTTCACCGTCCCCCTCATCGTCACCGCCTCTTTCAGTGCCCATGCTGGGACCTCAGGCGATACCTCGCAGACACGCACCGGTTGAGATTCTCCACAGGCAGAGCTCCTTCAGAGGCTTCCCGGCACTCAGTCAGAAGACATCTCCCTTCAAACGACAGCAGTCACTGCGCATGAATGACCTGCCCTCCACTATGCAGCGCAAGTCTGACTTCCCCATGAAAAACACAG TCCCTGAGCTAGAAGGAGAAGGTGACAGCATCAGTTCACTGTGTACTCAAATTGCCACGGCCTTCAGTGGACCGCCAGAGGATCCCTTCTCTTCAGCGCCGATGCCTAAACCGGCTTCATCCCCACAGTCTCCTGTAGCACCGG GAGGTGACTGGTCAGCTCCTACTCCAGTGATCGTAGTGCCCCCCACGTCTTCTCCAGCTATTTCCTCCCACAAACGCACACCTTCAGAAGCAGACCGGTGGTTAGAAGAAGTCTCCAAATCTGTCCGAGCCCCGCAGCCCAATCCAATCCTGGCAACTGCCTCGCCTCCTCCCCAGCCGTTCGTTGCCCCAGTGCCGATGCCCGTGGCTTCTGTACCTTCTGGTCCCCCAGTGGCTTTTTTGCCCTCTATACCCCCTCCTGTGCCCATGTTGCCCCCTCGCCAGCCTGCCTTCCACGCTCAGGCTCCAGCCTCCCACCCGATGGCTAATGGGTTGCCGTTTCCTCAGCCCAGCGTTCCTGTGTTTGGCATCACTCCTTCACAGATGGTGGCTAATGTGTTTGGCTCAGCCACACAACCCCAGCCGTTCCCCGGCCCGGTCTCCACGACGCCCCAGCATGACGCTCAGCCTGTCAGTAACATCAGTCCATTCATCAAGCCTCCGCAGTCCACCGCGGCAATCCCCGCTCCCCAGCACCCATCCAGTGACAGTGTGACCTTTAACGGGGCGGACAGCTGGGCTGCTACATCTCGAATCGCTCCATCCTCCCCATCCACACAGCCTCCCCCGCAGCAGGAAGATGCCTTTGAGGCCCAGTGGGCAGCCCTGGAGGGCCGCTCACGCCAACGCACCACACCCTCCCCCACAAATCCCTTCTCTACTGAGCTACAAAAAACCTTTGAGATCCAGCTCTGA
- the numb gene encoding protein numb homolog isoform X3 encodes MNKLRQSFRRKKDVYVPESSRPHQWQTDEEAVRTGKCSFAVKYLGHVEVDESRGMHICEDAVKRLKTAGKKPVRAVLWVSADGLRVVDDKTKDLILDQTIEKVSFCAPDRNFERAFSYICRDGTTRRWICHCFMAIKDSGERLSHAVGCAFAACLERKQKREKECGVTATFDTNRTTFTREGSFRVTTATEAAEREEVMRQLQDAKKAETEVKVAGNSAASVTNSSVHQTGGSPSPSSSPPLSVPMLGPQAIPRRHAPVEILHRQSSFRGFPALSQKTSPFKRQQSLRMNDLPSTMQRKSDFPMKNTVPELEGEGDSISSLCTQIATAFSGPPEDPFSSAPMPKPASSPQSPVAPVNGTTPAFPAATTANPSVLPPALPARETNPWAKSPAGATASAQTGGDWSAPTPVIVVPPTSSPAISSHKRTPSEADRWLEEVSKSVRAPQPNPILATASPPPQPFVAPVPMPVASVPSGPPVAFLPSIPPPVPMLPPRQPAFHAQAPASHPMANGLPFPQPSVPVFGITPSQMVANVFGSATQPQPFPGPVSTTPQHDAQPVSNISPFIKPPQSTAAIPAPQHPSSDSVTFNGADSWAATSRIAPSSPSTQPPPQQEDAFEAQWAALEGRSRQRTTPSPTNPFSTELQKTFEIQL; translated from the exons TACCTGGGACATGTGGAGGTGGATGAATCCAGAGGCATGCACATCTGTGAAGATGCAGTAAAACGGTTGAAGACG GCTGGGAAGAAGCCTGTGCGAGCTGTGTTGTGGGTGTCGGCAGATGGTCTTCGTGTTGTAGACGACAAAACAAAG GACCTGATTCTGGACCAGACAATAGAGAAGGTGTCATTCTGCGCTCCAGACAGGAATTTTGAGCGGGCATTCTCTTACATATGCAGGGATGGCACCACACGACGCTGGATCTGCCATTGTTTTATGGCCATTAAAGACTCA GGAGAGCGTCTCAGTCACGCTGTGGGTTGTGCGTTCGCTGCTTGCCTGGAACGAAAACAGAAACGGGAAAAGGAGTGTGGGGTCACGGCAACCTTTGACACTAACAGAACCACTTTCACCCGCGAGGGCTCCTTTCGTGTTACTACAGCAACAGAGGCAGCAGAGCGGGAAGAAGTCATGAGGCAGCTACAAGATGCTAAAAAAG cagagacagaagtgAAGGTTGCTGGGAACTCGGCAGCGAGTGTGACAAACTCGTCAGTCCACCAGACGGGCGGTTCACCGTCCCCCTCATCGTCACCGCCTCTTTCAGTGCCCATGCTGGGACCTCAGGCGATACCTCGCAGACACGCACCGGTTGAGATTCTCCACAGGCAGAGCTCCTTCAGAGGCTTCCCGGCACTCAGTCAGAAGACATCTCCCTTCAAACGACAGCAGTCACTGCGCATGAATGACCTGCCCTCCACTATGCAGCGCAAGTCTGACTTCCCCATGAAAAACACAG TCCCTGAGCTAGAAGGAGAAGGTGACAGCATCAGTTCACTGTGTACTCAAATTGCCACGGCCTTCAGTGGACCGCCAGAGGATCCCTTCTCTTCAGCGCCGATGCCTAAACCGGCTTCATCCCCACAGTCTCCTGTAGCACCGG TGAATGGCACAACTCCTGCCTTCCCTGCTGCCACTACTGCTAACCCCTCAGTTCTCCCCCCTGCTCTGCCCGCTCGAGAAACTAACCCATGGGCTAAAAGCCCTGCAGGTGCAACGGCCTCGGCACAGACAG GAGGTGACTGGTCAGCTCCTACTCCAGTGATCGTAGTGCCCCCCACGTCTTCTCCAGCTATTTCCTCCCACAAACGCACACCTTCAGAAGCAGACCGGTGGTTAGAAGAAGTCTCCAAATCTGTCCGAGCCCCGCAGCCCAATCCAATCCTGGCAACTGCCTCGCCTCCTCCCCAGCCGTTCGTTGCCCCAGTGCCGATGCCCGTGGCTTCTGTACCTTCTGGTCCCCCAGTGGCTTTTTTGCCCTCTATACCCCCTCCTGTGCCCATGTTGCCCCCTCGCCAGCCTGCCTTCCACGCTCAGGCTCCAGCCTCCCACCCGATGGCTAATGGGTTGCCGTTTCCTCAGCCCAGCGTTCCTGTGTTTGGCATCACTCCTTCACAGATGGTGGCTAATGTGTTTGGCTCAGCCACACAACCCCAGCCGTTCCCCGGCCCGGTCTCCACGACGCCCCAGCATGACGCTCAGCCTGTCAGTAACATCAGTCCATTCATCAAGCCTCCGCAGTCCACCGCGGCAATCCCCGCTCCCCAGCACCCATCCAGTGACAGTGTGACCTTTAACGGGGCGGACAGCTGGGCTGCTACATCTCGAATCGCTCCATCCTCCCCATCCACACAGCCTCCCCCGCAGCAGGAAGATGCCTTTGAGGCCCAGTGGGCAGCCCTGGAGGGCCGCTCACGCCAACGCACCACACCCTCCCCCACAAATCCCTTCTCTACTGAGCTACAAAAAACCTTTGAGATCCAGCTCTGA
- the numb gene encoding protein numb homolog isoform X4 has protein sequence MNKLRQSFRRKKDVYVPESSRPHQWQTDEEAVRTGKCSFAVKYLGHVEVDESRGMHICEDAVKRLKTAGKKPVRAVLWVSADGLRVVDDKTKDLILDQTIEKVSFCAPDRNFERAFSYICRDGTTRRWICHCFMAIKDSGERLSHAVGCAFAACLERKQKREKECGVTATFDTNRTTFTREGSFRVTTATEAAEREEVMRQLQDAKKETEVKVAGNSAASVTNSSVHQTGGSPSPSSSPPLSVPMLGPQAIPRRHAPVEILHRQSSFRGFPALSQKTSPFKRQQSLRMNDLPSTMQRKSDFPMKNTVPELEGEGDSISSLCTQIATAFSGPPEDPFSSAPMPKPASSPQSPVAPVNGTTPAFPAATTANPSVLPPALPARETNPWAKSPAGATASAQTGGDWSAPTPVIVVPPTSSPAISSHKRTPSEADRWLEEVSKSVRAPQPNPILATASPPPQPFVAPVPMPVASVPSGPPVAFLPSIPPPVPMLPPRQPAFHAQAPASHPMANGLPFPQPSVPVFGITPSQMVANVFGSATQPQPFPGPVSTTPQHDAQPVSNISPFIKPPQSTAAIPAPQHPSSDSVTFNGADSWAATSRIAPSSPSTQPPPQQEDAFEAQWAALEGRSRQRTTPSPTNPFSTELQKTFEIQL, from the exons TACCTGGGACATGTGGAGGTGGATGAATCCAGAGGCATGCACATCTGTGAAGATGCAGTAAAACGGTTGAAGACG GCTGGGAAGAAGCCTGTGCGAGCTGTGTTGTGGGTGTCGGCAGATGGTCTTCGTGTTGTAGACGACAAAACAAAG GACCTGATTCTGGACCAGACAATAGAGAAGGTGTCATTCTGCGCTCCAGACAGGAATTTTGAGCGGGCATTCTCTTACATATGCAGGGATGGCACCACACGACGCTGGATCTGCCATTGTTTTATGGCCATTAAAGACTCA GGAGAGCGTCTCAGTCACGCTGTGGGTTGTGCGTTCGCTGCTTGCCTGGAACGAAAACAGAAACGGGAAAAGGAGTGTGGGGTCACGGCAACCTTTGACACTAACAGAACCACTTTCACCCGCGAGGGCTCCTTTCGTGTTACTACAGCAACAGAGGCAGCAGAGCGGGAAGAAGTCATGAGGCAGCTACAAGATGCTAAAAAAG agacagaagtgAAGGTTGCTGGGAACTCGGCAGCGAGTGTGACAAACTCGTCAGTCCACCAGACGGGCGGTTCACCGTCCCCCTCATCGTCACCGCCTCTTTCAGTGCCCATGCTGGGACCTCAGGCGATACCTCGCAGACACGCACCGGTTGAGATTCTCCACAGGCAGAGCTCCTTCAGAGGCTTCCCGGCACTCAGTCAGAAGACATCTCCCTTCAAACGACAGCAGTCACTGCGCATGAATGACCTGCCCTCCACTATGCAGCGCAAGTCTGACTTCCCCATGAAAAACACAG TCCCTGAGCTAGAAGGAGAAGGTGACAGCATCAGTTCACTGTGTACTCAAATTGCCACGGCCTTCAGTGGACCGCCAGAGGATCCCTTCTCTTCAGCGCCGATGCCTAAACCGGCTTCATCCCCACAGTCTCCTGTAGCACCGG TGAATGGCACAACTCCTGCCTTCCCTGCTGCCACTACTGCTAACCCCTCAGTTCTCCCCCCTGCTCTGCCCGCTCGAGAAACTAACCCATGGGCTAAAAGCCCTGCAGGTGCAACGGCCTCGGCACAGACAG GAGGTGACTGGTCAGCTCCTACTCCAGTGATCGTAGTGCCCCCCACGTCTTCTCCAGCTATTTCCTCCCACAAACGCACACCTTCAGAAGCAGACCGGTGGTTAGAAGAAGTCTCCAAATCTGTCCGAGCCCCGCAGCCCAATCCAATCCTGGCAACTGCCTCGCCTCCTCCCCAGCCGTTCGTTGCCCCAGTGCCGATGCCCGTGGCTTCTGTACCTTCTGGTCCCCCAGTGGCTTTTTTGCCCTCTATACCCCCTCCTGTGCCCATGTTGCCCCCTCGCCAGCCTGCCTTCCACGCTCAGGCTCCAGCCTCCCACCCGATGGCTAATGGGTTGCCGTTTCCTCAGCCCAGCGTTCCTGTGTTTGGCATCACTCCTTCACAGATGGTGGCTAATGTGTTTGGCTCAGCCACACAACCCCAGCCGTTCCCCGGCCCGGTCTCCACGACGCCCCAGCATGACGCTCAGCCTGTCAGTAACATCAGTCCATTCATCAAGCCTCCGCAGTCCACCGCGGCAATCCCCGCTCCCCAGCACCCATCCAGTGACAGTGTGACCTTTAACGGGGCGGACAGCTGGGCTGCTACATCTCGAATCGCTCCATCCTCCCCATCCACACAGCCTCCCCCGCAGCAGGAAGATGCCTTTGAGGCCCAGTGGGCAGCCCTGGAGGGCCGCTCACGCCAACGCACCACACCCTCCCCCACAAATCCCTTCTCTACTGAGCTACAAAAAACCTTTGAGATCCAGCTCTGA
- the numb gene encoding protein numb homolog isoform X2 translates to MNKLRQSFRRKKDVYVPESSRPHQWQTDEEAVRTGKCSFAVKYLGHVEVDESRGMHICEDAVKRLKTDRKFFKGFFSKAGKKPVRAVLWVSADGLRVVDDKTKDLILDQTIEKVSFCAPDRNFERAFSYICRDGTTRRWICHCFMAIKDSGERLSHAVGCAFAACLERKQKREKECGVTATFDTNRTTFTREGSFRVTTATEAAEREEVMRQLQDAKKETEVKVAGNSAASVTNSSVHQTGGSPSPSSSPPLSVPMLGPQAIPRRHAPVEILHRQSSFRGFPALSQKTSPFKRQQSLRMNDLPSTMQRKSDFPMKNTVPELEGEGDSISSLCTQIATAFSGPPEDPFSSAPMPKPASSPQSPVAPVNGTTPAFPAATTANPSVLPPALPARETNPWAKSPAGATASAQTGGDWSAPTPVIVVPPTSSPAISSHKRTPSEADRWLEEVSKSVRAPQPNPILATASPPPQPFVAPVPMPVASVPSGPPVAFLPSIPPPVPMLPPRQPAFHAQAPASHPMANGLPFPQPSVPVFGITPSQMVANVFGSATQPQPFPGPVSTTPQHDAQPVSNISPFIKPPQSTAAIPAPQHPSSDSVTFNGADSWAATSRIAPSSPSTQPPPQQEDAFEAQWAALEGRSRQRTTPSPTNPFSTELQKTFEIQL, encoded by the exons TACCTGGGACATGTGGAGGTGGATGAATCCAGAGGCATGCACATCTGTGAAGATGCAGTAAAACGGTTGAAGACG GACAGGAAATTCTTCAAAGGATTCTTTTCAAAA GCTGGGAAGAAGCCTGTGCGAGCTGTGTTGTGGGTGTCGGCAGATGGTCTTCGTGTTGTAGACGACAAAACAAAG GACCTGATTCTGGACCAGACAATAGAGAAGGTGTCATTCTGCGCTCCAGACAGGAATTTTGAGCGGGCATTCTCTTACATATGCAGGGATGGCACCACACGACGCTGGATCTGCCATTGTTTTATGGCCATTAAAGACTCA GGAGAGCGTCTCAGTCACGCTGTGGGTTGTGCGTTCGCTGCTTGCCTGGAACGAAAACAGAAACGGGAAAAGGAGTGTGGGGTCACGGCAACCTTTGACACTAACAGAACCACTTTCACCCGCGAGGGCTCCTTTCGTGTTACTACAGCAACAGAGGCAGCAGAGCGGGAAGAAGTCATGAGGCAGCTACAAGATGCTAAAAAAG agacagaagtgAAGGTTGCTGGGAACTCGGCAGCGAGTGTGACAAACTCGTCAGTCCACCAGACGGGCGGTTCACCGTCCCCCTCATCGTCACCGCCTCTTTCAGTGCCCATGCTGGGACCTCAGGCGATACCTCGCAGACACGCACCGGTTGAGATTCTCCACAGGCAGAGCTCCTTCAGAGGCTTCCCGGCACTCAGTCAGAAGACATCTCCCTTCAAACGACAGCAGTCACTGCGCATGAATGACCTGCCCTCCACTATGCAGCGCAAGTCTGACTTCCCCATGAAAAACACAG TCCCTGAGCTAGAAGGAGAAGGTGACAGCATCAGTTCACTGTGTACTCAAATTGCCACGGCCTTCAGTGGACCGCCAGAGGATCCCTTCTCTTCAGCGCCGATGCCTAAACCGGCTTCATCCCCACAGTCTCCTGTAGCACCGG TGAATGGCACAACTCCTGCCTTCCCTGCTGCCACTACTGCTAACCCCTCAGTTCTCCCCCCTGCTCTGCCCGCTCGAGAAACTAACCCATGGGCTAAAAGCCCTGCAGGTGCAACGGCCTCGGCACAGACAG GAGGTGACTGGTCAGCTCCTACTCCAGTGATCGTAGTGCCCCCCACGTCTTCTCCAGCTATTTCCTCCCACAAACGCACACCTTCAGAAGCAGACCGGTGGTTAGAAGAAGTCTCCAAATCTGTCCGAGCCCCGCAGCCCAATCCAATCCTGGCAACTGCCTCGCCTCCTCCCCAGCCGTTCGTTGCCCCAGTGCCGATGCCCGTGGCTTCTGTACCTTCTGGTCCCCCAGTGGCTTTTTTGCCCTCTATACCCCCTCCTGTGCCCATGTTGCCCCCTCGCCAGCCTGCCTTCCACGCTCAGGCTCCAGCCTCCCACCCGATGGCTAATGGGTTGCCGTTTCCTCAGCCCAGCGTTCCTGTGTTTGGCATCACTCCTTCACAGATGGTGGCTAATGTGTTTGGCTCAGCCACACAACCCCAGCCGTTCCCCGGCCCGGTCTCCACGACGCCCCAGCATGACGCTCAGCCTGTCAGTAACATCAGTCCATTCATCAAGCCTCCGCAGTCCACCGCGGCAATCCCCGCTCCCCAGCACCCATCCAGTGACAGTGTGACCTTTAACGGGGCGGACAGCTGGGCTGCTACATCTCGAATCGCTCCATCCTCCCCATCCACACAGCCTCCCCCGCAGCAGGAAGATGCCTTTGAGGCCCAGTGGGCAGCCCTGGAGGGCCGCTCACGCCAACGCACCACACCCTCCCCCACAAATCCCTTCTCTACTGAGCTACAAAAAACCTTTGAGATCCAGCTCTGA
- the numb gene encoding protein numb homolog isoform X5: MNKLRQSFRRKKDVYVPESSRPHQWQTDEEAVRTGKCSFAVKYLGHVEVDESRGMHICEDAVKRLKTDRKFFKGFFSKAGKKPVRAVLWVSADGLRVVDDKTKDLILDQTIEKVSFCAPDRNFERAFSYICRDGTTRRWICHCFMAIKDSGERLSHAVGCAFAACLERKQKREKECGVTATFDTNRTTFTREGSFRVTTATEAAEREEVMRQLQDAKKAETEVKVAGNSAASVTNSSVHQTGGSPSPSSSPPLSVPMLGPQAIPRRHAPVEILHRQSSFRGFPALSQKTSPFKRQQSLRMNDLPSTMQRKSDFPMKNTVPELEGEGDSISSLCTQIATAFSGPPEDPFSSAPMPKPASSPQSPVAPGGDWSAPTPVIVVPPTSSPAISSHKRTPSEADRWLEEVSKSVRAPQPNPILATASPPPQPFVAPVPMPVASVPSGPPVAFLPSIPPPVPMLPPRQPAFHAQAPASHPMANGLPFPQPSVPVFGITPSQMVANVFGSATQPQPFPGPVSTTPQHDAQPVSNISPFIKPPQSTAAIPAPQHPSSDSVTFNGADSWAATSRIAPSSPSTQPPPQQEDAFEAQWAALEGRSRQRTTPSPTNPFSTELQKTFEIQL; encoded by the exons TACCTGGGACATGTGGAGGTGGATGAATCCAGAGGCATGCACATCTGTGAAGATGCAGTAAAACGGTTGAAGACG GACAGGAAATTCTTCAAAGGATTCTTTTCAAAA GCTGGGAAGAAGCCTGTGCGAGCTGTGTTGTGGGTGTCGGCAGATGGTCTTCGTGTTGTAGACGACAAAACAAAG GACCTGATTCTGGACCAGACAATAGAGAAGGTGTCATTCTGCGCTCCAGACAGGAATTTTGAGCGGGCATTCTCTTACATATGCAGGGATGGCACCACACGACGCTGGATCTGCCATTGTTTTATGGCCATTAAAGACTCA GGAGAGCGTCTCAGTCACGCTGTGGGTTGTGCGTTCGCTGCTTGCCTGGAACGAAAACAGAAACGGGAAAAGGAGTGTGGGGTCACGGCAACCTTTGACACTAACAGAACCACTTTCACCCGCGAGGGCTCCTTTCGTGTTACTACAGCAACAGAGGCAGCAGAGCGGGAAGAAGTCATGAGGCAGCTACAAGATGCTAAAAAAG cagagacagaagtgAAGGTTGCTGGGAACTCGGCAGCGAGTGTGACAAACTCGTCAGTCCACCAGACGGGCGGTTCACCGTCCCCCTCATCGTCACCGCCTCTTTCAGTGCCCATGCTGGGACCTCAGGCGATACCTCGCAGACACGCACCGGTTGAGATTCTCCACAGGCAGAGCTCCTTCAGAGGCTTCCCGGCACTCAGTCAGAAGACATCTCCCTTCAAACGACAGCAGTCACTGCGCATGAATGACCTGCCCTCCACTATGCAGCGCAAGTCTGACTTCCCCATGAAAAACACAG TCCCTGAGCTAGAAGGAGAAGGTGACAGCATCAGTTCACTGTGTACTCAAATTGCCACGGCCTTCAGTGGACCGCCAGAGGATCCCTTCTCTTCAGCGCCGATGCCTAAACCGGCTTCATCCCCACAGTCTCCTGTAGCACCGG GAGGTGACTGGTCAGCTCCTACTCCAGTGATCGTAGTGCCCCCCACGTCTTCTCCAGCTATTTCCTCCCACAAACGCACACCTTCAGAAGCAGACCGGTGGTTAGAAGAAGTCTCCAAATCTGTCCGAGCCCCGCAGCCCAATCCAATCCTGGCAACTGCCTCGCCTCCTCCCCAGCCGTTCGTTGCCCCAGTGCCGATGCCCGTGGCTTCTGTACCTTCTGGTCCCCCAGTGGCTTTTTTGCCCTCTATACCCCCTCCTGTGCCCATGTTGCCCCCTCGCCAGCCTGCCTTCCACGCTCAGGCTCCAGCCTCCCACCCGATGGCTAATGGGTTGCCGTTTCCTCAGCCCAGCGTTCCTGTGTTTGGCATCACTCCTTCACAGATGGTGGCTAATGTGTTTGGCTCAGCCACACAACCCCAGCCGTTCCCCGGCCCGGTCTCCACGACGCCCCAGCATGACGCTCAGCCTGTCAGTAACATCAGTCCATTCATCAAGCCTCCGCAGTCCACCGCGGCAATCCCCGCTCCCCAGCACCCATCCAGTGACAGTGTGACCTTTAACGGGGCGGACAGCTGGGCTGCTACATCTCGAATCGCTCCATCCTCCCCATCCACACAGCCTCCCCCGCAGCAGGAAGATGCCTTTGAGGCCCAGTGGGCAGCCCTGGAGGGCCGCTCACGCCAACGCACCACACCCTCCCCCACAAATCCCTTCTCTACTGAGCTACAAAAAACCTTTGAGATCCAGCTCTGA